A stretch of Chitinophagaceae bacterium DNA encodes these proteins:
- a CDS encoding ligase-associated DNA damage response DEXH box helicase yields MQLHRSPGYKMITHWLSQNQRQPFAFQEQTWQQIMENKSGLVNAPTGCGKTYSVFLGALIGFINQHPENYQTKKNNGLQLVWITPLRALAKDIGRAMEEVVEQLNMQWKVGIRNGDTELKEREKQKKQMPEVLIITPESLHLLLAQKNNPAYFSSLKIIAVDEWHELMGGKRGVQVELAISRIINVQYSMNNAPCSVWGISATIGNLDEAREVLLHPVKVSQKSRGLQVPSFGGDLGEVGGWGEVIKANLQKQTIIQSIFPDEIEKYPWAGHLGIKLVDKIIPIIHQSKTTLIFINTRGMTEMWYQALLNAAPELAGAIALHHGSIEQALRLWVEENLHSGKLKAVVCTASLDLGVDFRPVETVIQVGSPKGVARFLQRAGRSGHSPDAVSNIYFLPTHSLELVEAAALKKAVEENFIESKPPMLLCYDVLIQYLCTLAVGDGFYPDPVFEEIKSTFCFSEMTKDEFLEILLHITAGGKALNQYDEYKKVEVMPDGLHKINGRRIAMRHRMHIGTIVSDAMLKVKFMGGGYIGMIEEWFISRLDPGDSFTIAGRNLELVMIKDMTVLVKRSTSKKSIIPSWMGGRMSLSSNMGKKLRQALDTSQKKNKVEELQVLKPLFKLQNELSRVPKENELLIEHIETKDGFHLFVYPFEGRLVHEAMAAILAYRISRIMPVTFSFAMNDYGFELLSDQPIPVDDSNVYELFSEENLFEDIQKSVNSTEMAKRKFRDIAVIGGLIFQGMPGEKQKARHLQSSASLLFKVFAEYEPNNILLKQAYTEVFDQQMEEARLRDMLQRIQKSNIVITWPQQLTPFCFPLKVDSLRENMSSEQLEDRVKRMQVQLEGES; encoded by the coding sequence ATGCAGCTGCACCGATCCCCGGGTTATAAAATGATCACACACTGGCTTTCACAAAACCAGCGGCAGCCTTTTGCATTCCAGGAGCAGACCTGGCAGCAGATCATGGAGAACAAAAGCGGCCTGGTGAATGCACCCACCGGCTGCGGCAAGACCTATTCGGTGTTCCTGGGCGCCCTTATCGGGTTCATCAATCAGCATCCCGAGAATTATCAAACTAAAAAAAACAACGGCCTGCAGTTAGTATGGATAACACCACTCCGGGCACTGGCAAAGGATATTGGACGGGCCATGGAAGAAGTGGTTGAACAATTGAACATGCAGTGGAAAGTGGGCATCCGCAACGGTGATACAGAACTAAAAGAACGGGAAAAACAGAAAAAGCAAATGCCCGAAGTGCTCATCATCACACCGGAGAGCCTGCATTTGCTGCTGGCGCAGAAAAACAATCCTGCTTATTTTTCTTCATTAAAAATAATTGCAGTTGATGAGTGGCACGAACTGATGGGAGGAAAAAGAGGCGTGCAAGTGGAGTTAGCTATCAGCAGGATAATAAATGTTCAATATTCAATGAACAATGCTCCATGTTCAGTTTGGGGAATATCTGCCACGATCGGAAATTTGGATGAAGCAAGAGAAGTGCTGTTACATCCCGTAAAAGTTTCACAAAAAAGCAGGGGCTTACAAGTCCCCTCCTTTGGAGGGGATTTAGGGGAGGTTGGGGGTTGGGGTGAGGTAATAAAAGCAAACCTCCAAAAACAAACAATAATCCAATCCATCTTCCCGGATGAAATAGAAAAATATCCCTGGGCCGGGCACCTGGGAATAAAGCTGGTGGATAAGATCATTCCCATCATTCACCAGAGTAAGACAACACTGATTTTTATTAACACAAGAGGCATGACGGAGATGTGGTACCAGGCATTGCTGAATGCAGCGCCTGAACTGGCCGGTGCCATTGCACTGCATCATGGCAGCATTGAACAGGCCTTACGGCTTTGGGTGGAAGAAAACCTGCATTCCGGGAAATTAAAAGCCGTAGTATGTACCGCCAGCCTTGACCTGGGAGTTGACTTCCGCCCGGTGGAAACGGTGATACAGGTGGGCTCTCCCAAAGGCGTGGCAAGATTCTTACAACGGGCCGGCCGGAGCGGCCATAGTCCGGATGCGGTGAGCAATATCTACTTTTTACCCACCCATAGTTTAGAGTTGGTGGAAGCTGCGGCTTTAAAAAAAGCTGTGGAAGAAAATTTTATCGAGAGCAAACCACCCATGCTGTTGTGTTATGACGTGCTGATACAATATCTGTGTACCCTGGCTGTTGGAGACGGTTTTTATCCGGACCCCGTTTTTGAAGAAATAAAAAGCACTTTCTGTTTTAGTGAGATGACCAAAGATGAATTCCTGGAAATACTGCTGCACATTACTGCCGGTGGTAAGGCCTTGAATCAATATGATGAATACAAGAAAGTAGAAGTGATGCCGGATGGGCTGCATAAGATCAACGGCCGCCGCATTGCCATGCGCCACCGCATGCACATCGGCACCATCGTAAGTGACGCCATGCTGAAAGTAAAATTCATGGGTGGCGGCTATATCGGCATGATCGAAGAATGGTTCATCTCGCGGCTGGACCCGGGTGATTCATTTACCATTGCGGGAAGAAACCTGGAACTGGTGATGATAAAGGATATGACCGTGCTGGTAAAAAGATCAACGTCTAAAAAAAGCATCATCCCAAGCTGGATGGGGGGAAGAATGAGCCTGAGCAGCAACATGGGTAAAAAACTACGGCAGGCGCTTGATACGAGCCAAAAGAAAAACAAGGTAGAAGAACTGCAGGTCTTAAAACCCTTATTCAAACTACAGAATGAACTCAGTCGTGTACCAAAAGAGAATGAACTGCTGATCGAACATATTGAGACCAAAGATGGCTTTCACCTGTTCGTATATCCGTTTGAAGGCCGGTTGGTGCATGAAGCCATGGCGGCCATCCTGGCTTACCGCATCAGCCGCATCATGCCCGTCACTTTTTCCTTTGCCATGAATGATTATGGTTTTGAACTGCTGAGTGACCAGCCCATCCCGGTTGACGACAGCAACGTGTATGAACTGTTCAGCGAGGAAAATCTATTTGAGGACATACAGAAAAGTGTGAACAGCACCGAAATGGCAAAACGCAAGTTCCGGGATATTGCCGTCATTGGCGGGTTGATATTCCAGGGCATGCCGGGTGAGAAACAAAAGGCAAGGCACCTGCAATCTTCCGCATCCTTGCTGTTCAAAGTATTCGCAGAGTATGAACCCAATAATATCCTGTTGAAACAGGCTTACACGGAAGTATTTGACCAGCAGATGGAAGAAGCAAGGCTGCGGGATATGCTGCAGCGGATACAGAAAAGCAATATTGTGATCACCTGGCCGCAGCAATTAACCCCATTTTGTTTCCCGTTAAAGGTTGACAGTTTGCGGGAGAACATGAGCTCAGAACAATTAGAAGACAGGGTGAAACGAATGCAGGTACAATTGGAAGGCGAATCTTAA
- a CDS encoding CHAD domain-containing protein: MSFPSVYITQRFSAIRQNLHAYAAEKKQEQIHWLRVDIKKIRALLSFLNKMDDTEKLPKKILRRLFNDAGILRENHINTGIIKTVSCPGKLLTGLSEKQKLLETQFIDNISRYLAGVKRAEKKLRLPHHKLKKKELKKYFIAQVSNAENLFNDRGDKKNIHRFRIRIKKMMYLYHALPAGLQKSTGLNAAYLDKLQTVAGKWHDSFMAVRFLENNDLGPAAYIKKLKQQESRQLDLLVKACKNFTQRIFTSN, translated from the coding sequence ATGTCATTTCCTTCCGTTTATATAACCCAGCGGTTTTCCGCCATCAGGCAAAACCTGCATGCGTATGCAGCGGAGAAAAAACAGGAGCAGATCCATTGGCTGCGGGTTGATATTAAAAAGATCCGGGCATTGCTTTCTTTCCTGAACAAAATGGATGATACGGAAAAACTTCCCAAAAAGATACTCCGGCGGTTATTCAACGATGCCGGCATCTTAAGGGAGAACCATATTAATACGGGCATCATTAAAACAGTGTCCTGCCCGGGCAAACTGCTTACCGGGCTTTCAGAAAAACAGAAACTGCTGGAAACTCAATTCATAGATAATATCTCCCGGTACCTGGCAGGCGTTAAAAGGGCTGAAAAGAAACTCAGGCTTCCCCATCACAAATTAAAAAAGAAGGAACTGAAAAAGTATTTTATCGCCCAGGTCAGTAATGCAGAAAACCTTTTTAATGACCGGGGGGATAAAAAAAATATTCACCGCTTCCGGATCAGGATCAAGAAAATGATGTACCTGTATCATGCACTTCCGGCCGGGCTTCAAAAAAGTACCGGGCTGAATGCTGCGTACCTTGATAAACTGCAAACCGTTGCCGGTAAATGGCACGACAGTTTTATGGCCGTACGGTTTCTTGAAAACAATGACCTTGGTCCGGCGGCATACATTAAAAAGCTGAAACAGCAGGAAAGCCGGCAGTTAGATCTGCTGGTAAAAGCCTGTAAAAACTTCACGCAAAGGATCTTCACCTCAAATTGA
- the ffh gene encoding signal recognition particle protein, whose protein sequence is MFNSLSEKLEAAFKNIKGQARINELNIANTVKDIRRALVDADVNYKIAKDFTDRIKEKALGEKVLTAVSPGQQMVKIVQDELTELMGGSESEFNISGNPAIILVAGLQGSGKTTFSGKLANYLKTKKGKSPLLVAADIYRPAAIDQLEVLGGQIDVAVYSERENKDAVSIVQNAIKEARSKNKNVIIIDTAGRLAVDEVMMTEVADIKAAVNPQEILFVVDSMTGQDAVNTAAAFNERLDFSGVVLTKLDGDTRGGAALSIKYTVNKPIKFASSGEKMDTLDVFYPERMAQRILGMGDIVSLVEKAQEQFDEAEAKKLEKKIRKNQFDFEDFKTQLQQIKKMGNLKDLMGMIPGVGKQVKDLDVNDDSFKGIEAMINSMTLQERRNPDIINPGRKARIAKGAGKDIAELNAFLKQFEQMKGMMKMMNKMPMGRMPGMVGKR, encoded by the coding sequence ATGTTCAATTCGTTAAGTGAAAAGTTAGAAGCAGCCTTCAAGAATATAAAAGGCCAGGCCCGGATCAATGAACTCAATATTGCCAATACGGTAAAAGACATCCGCCGGGCACTGGTGGATGCGGACGTGAACTATAAAATTGCCAAAGATTTCACCGACCGGATAAAGGAAAAAGCGTTGGGTGAAAAAGTGCTTACGGCGGTAAGTCCGGGCCAGCAAATGGTGAAGATCGTGCAGGACGAACTGACGGAACTGATGGGCGGCTCGGAAAGTGAATTCAACATCAGTGGTAACCCGGCCATCATTTTGGTTGCCGGTTTACAGGGTAGTGGTAAAACAACTTTCAGTGGCAAGCTGGCTAACTATCTTAAAACCAAAAAGGGTAAATCACCTTTGCTGGTAGCGGCAGACATTTACCGCCCTGCGGCGATCGACCAGCTGGAAGTATTGGGCGGACAGATCGATGTGGCTGTTTACAGCGAGCGGGAAAATAAAGATGCGGTATCCATTGTTCAGAATGCAATAAAGGAAGCAAGGTCGAAAAATAAGAATGTGATCATCATCGATACAGCCGGCCGCCTGGCGGTAGATGAAGTGATGATGACCGAAGTGGCTGATATAAAAGCCGCTGTAAACCCGCAGGAGATCTTATTTGTAGTGGATAGCATGACGGGCCAGGATGCGGTGAACACGGCAGCGGCTTTCAACGAGCGCCTTGATTTCAGCGGTGTGGTGCTGACCAAACTGGATGGTGATACAAGGGGTGGTGCTGCACTTTCTATCAAGTACACCGTAAACAAACCCATCAAGTTTGCCAGCAGCGGCGAGAAGATGGATACACTGGATGTATTCTATCCGGAGCGTATGGCTCAACGTATCCTGGGCATGGGCGATATTGTGAGCCTGGTGGAAAAAGCGCAGGAGCAGTTTGATGAAGCAGAAGCAAAGAAACTGGAAAAGAAGATACGCAAGAACCAGTTCGACTTCGAGGATTTTAAGACCCAGTTGCAGCAGATAAAAAAGATGGGCAACCTCAAAGACCTCATGGGTATGATACCCGGCGTAGGCAAACAGGTGAAAGACCTGGACGTAAACGACGATTCCTTCAAAGGCATTGAAGCCATGATCAATTCCATGACCCTGCAGGAACGCAGGAATCCCGACATCATCAACCCCGGCCGCAAGGCACGCATTGCCAAAGGTGCCGGCAAGGACATTGCCGAACTGAATGCTTTTTTAAAGCAATTTGAGCAGATGAAAGGGATGATGAAGATGATGAACAAAATGCCCATGGGCCGCATGCCGGGCATGGTGGGGAAAAGATGA